DNA from Quercus lobata isolate SW786 chromosome 1, ValleyOak3.0 Primary Assembly, whole genome shotgun sequence:
ATAAACCTAATATCAATCCacggtcttttttttttttttttttttctagtaacTGTTACATTAATTTCTAGTTTCAGAGTTCTTCAGCTTtactcaaaaacacaaaataaaaatcaagcaaGCAATGGCAATTTCGCAATAATAAGTaattaaaaagcaaaaaccGTTAAATTAGGTAATTACCGGGACGTTGAGTGGACTCGCGGGTCGAGGCCGAGTCACGGTCCGAGTCGTGCGAGTGGAACCAGCAGGTTGATGATGAGCGGGATTGTTCTTCAAGTAACCAGTGGACCTGACAGAGATACTCTTCGGTAACGAGAAGCGCTCCACATCAGCGTTCTGGAGCCTTCCGCTCTCGATCACGCTCGTCGAACTCTCAATCAGATCTGGCACCTCCGTCACGTCATCCCAGGGGATCTGATCGTGATCGTGATCGCTTCCTTCGTTCATTCCTCCTCCAACTCCTCCGATTCTCAACCTTCGAAACGCGGCGTCGAGAGCAGAAAACGACGCGGAAGTGGTGAAAACGTTGGAGGTGGCGGAGGAGCAGAGCAAAGCGTGGATGAGGAGGCTGAGTTGCTTGTTGAGCTCGCGGTTGACGACGTGGAGGTGGCTGTTCTCCTGGCAGAGAGCCTCGACTTCTCCGGTTGCCTCGCGGAGGCGAGTGAGGTACAGAGAATTCCGGTTCACGTTCTCCTGGTGCTCCTGTACGGTCCGAGAGTGGTACAGGCGGTTGGAGTTGGAGACCGAGTCCGAACTCAGCGAGTCGGAGGAGTAGGTCGGAGGAGAGTAGGGAGAGCTGTAAACGACATCGTTTGGATGGAACAGTTGCGACTTGAATGGCGAGGCGGACATGGTGTTCGCGGTGACGGTGCTCGACGACGAGTCGGTTTGCATTTGTTTTTCAGTTCTTGAACTACTACTTTTCCTGCTGATAAGAATCACAGAGAAAATTATTTCCGTTTGATTATTTAAAGCTTTTGTtatacaaaattgaaaaaagaaaaacagaataTTATGATTTCTTTGAAATCGAAACTTCAGATATAGATCAAAGTGACGAAAACgatgaagaaaaagagattaaacttgaatcttagagaaaaaaaagcttACCTGATAGAAGCAACGGAGAAAAACAGAGAGGTTCTTTCTCTTCtggttttagagagagagagatttatgaGCTAGAGAGAGGGTTTGGAGGGAAAGAGAGGGAACATGCTTTGGTGAGAGGGAACTAAATGGACAACAAAAACCGTTTTGAGACAAATgcttataacaaaaaatatattatggtGCAGtttttacatttgttttttCACTTTCTACCCTCGTCTTGTTTATGACTTATAAGTTTAGTTTACGTATAGTATCAGGGGCAGATCAGTCATTTTACTAAGGTTAGGAGTTTAGCTATCCGCCATTGGATTATGTACACTTTGTATCAGACGGTTGGAATTAGGTAACCGGAGAGGGATGTACATGAGAGACAGAGTCAAAGTTCAAGTTCACGTTGTTAGAACTTAGAGCACCAACGTTGTTAGAACTTAGAGCGCCAGTTCATTTCACTCACATGCATCAGCAACCCAAAAAAACCGCACGTCCCAGGAGATCCaactcaaaaaatttcaaattacattgataccttcagttttttttttgtttttttaatgagattttatAAGATATTAATCGATTTTTGATGTATATAGATATTGGaccccaaatttcttatttaatcataagagactttatcaattttaactgAAACCCACAGTTATAGTTTACTTTGTTTGTATGTGCTTAACACGCATGTCAATTAGATTCTAGTTTCAACTTATTTGGAGAGCAATATGAACCATTATTGGGGAAATCGTATTTTACAATGAGAGAGCAAAAGTATTATGGGCCATGGGTCCAATTTGTGAAGTAGAGAAATTGGTAAAAGTACGCCCTGCTATCAGTGCTGTGTGAACTGGAGAAATTTGAACCATAAGGCCCATCCCCTATTTAGAACTAGCTACGCTCAatcgaaaagaaaaatcaaaacatctTTCATTCAATACGGCCATGAAATGAGCATTAAGGAACAAATGAGCAGCAACCATATGACtatgaaactaaaaaaatgacctCTACACTCTTGAGTGGTACTATTTTTCCTCCATCCTGCTTAATGTCATGAATGTTACTTGGTTCTTGAGCATATCATATTACATGACCCTTAGTCTTCTATTTCTATACGATGTTCCGGTTAGGATTGCAATActcttctctatttatagtgatgcttttaatttgctaaaaaaaactatttttaacaACCCACACCACAAAAAACATGTTACATTGATGgtattattttacatttttttttgcaaatgagTTATAGTAGATGGCCAACTATGGCAGTCCATTGTAGTGCACAAgttataacaaataataattctttattctattatcaaataagataatttctctcacttttttcttctctctctctctctctctctctctctctctctctctcatggtggTGGTAGTCATGGTTGGTGGTGATGGGTTGtggcttttattttcttttctctatagTGGGTTGTGGATGCTAGTGGTTGTGGCTAGTGTAGAGGTGGTTGTGGCCGTGGCTGTTTTTGTGGTGattgttttcattatttttattattttaatgagttgcttacattattttaaataaagtggtaaaaaaaatagaatattaggtatattataaaatgaattggtaaaatagataaaatagcttGTTGAGGtgctaaaaactaaatttgTAGCATCCTATGAATGCTCTTAGCTAGCTTTACAAACCTTCATTTAAATTGGAGACCCATTAATTAAATGGATGAACCATACACTATGCCATTGTTTTAGTCATGGacaatattaaaatgaaaataccaATGAAATTACACTTTTTCTCTTGAATAATTATTTGACACATATAAGgtatttaaacacatttttattcaTTCCCCATCCGATTAACCAACTTGCAAATAATGCAAAGTGTTGAATATTACTGAATATGCTCAAAGTTATGGATCTTGGTTATATAGTTAAGAAAGTTGAGtgtttatttttacatatagaAACATAATGtaactacaagtctacaactcatttaccaaaaaaaaaaatcaaataacaacACTTGCATGTGCTATTTAAATTACTCAATTTGGTTAGTGtttgggatctgcttattttattggaattgaaattttttcgCTAAAAGTAtggtagataaaggtaaaagttagctaaaataatatagtgggacccataaatagtactaaaaagtgcaatagagcccataaatattaacaaaaataaactgaatagtaaaataaactgactTTTTAAACGGGAGCCAAACGCATACGTGTAATCTCTTAATAATAACACAAGCTGTAGCTTCTGCGTTTTGACTAATCCACAACTTGTAGTCTATACTCTACACTCATACAAGCTTCGGTTGTATGATGCTAATTATTCTCAgcttatatatatgtatttccattttttttaattccaatatCAGTTAGTATTATGTACTATTATCATGATCCGAGGCTTTACAAACATCTCAGCTTACTCAAACGAAAAATACTTTAAAGAAGTCTGGTCAGaataacaccaaaaaaaaaaaaaaaattacataaacaaaaagaaagactaaaaaGCAAAAGACAAACTACCCAGCTCTAAAAACTTCATCCACCTCTATCTCCCTGTCCCATTTTACCTCTTTTCctcatttcattttcataatGAGAAACACTTTACTTGCTCCATGTGTTGTGGTTGCTTGATAAGCAAGGCATGCGCAGAAGTCAAACTTTTCTGTATTTCCTGTTGTTATGGCAGTGTACACcttagagcaaccacatcagtccGTCTAaaaatttttgtctattttacactaaaaacctattttgtctattttacactatcacatttccaaaatacccacatcagttaatctattttacacacctattctaattaaataatattatttattattatttttattattatctattaatACCCATTTTCTCTCATAAACACCCACAACATCAGCTCTCTCACACGTTCCTCTCTTTTCCTCACTCTCTTCCTCACAGCTGCCTCACCCAGCCCGTCGTTGCCGCTAATCCAGCTCGCCGCCGATCCAGCTCTCCACCGATTTAGCTCGCCGCCTCAGCCCTCCACCGATCCAGCTTGCTTTTGCCCTCCGTCTTTCCTTTGCCCCACCCTCTCTTCCTCCACCACCGACACTTTGCCTCCCACCCCCAACTGATGACCCTTCGCCTGCCACCCCCAACCGACAAAAGCAATGGAAGATCCGGCGGCAGCAATGGAAGACTATCGGACGGCAGCAGTGGCAGTAGATCCGGTTCCGTTGGGCATTTCACGTGAGTTTTCCGTTGAGTATGGTTTGGGCTGGGTTTTCGGTGGGGTTGGACTGTTTTTAGGTTGGGTTTACCGGTgagttttgattgattttgagttgggtttttagtgggtttgtcttgattttgagttggattttcCAATTGCTTTTCtattgattttgggttaattttctgttgattttgagttaattcTCTGTGCTGGGTTGGGTGGTTATTCTGGCGTTGGGCTGTTGTAAATGTTGGGGAGGAGAAGGAGTTTGATAGAgcagagagaaaaaagaattaaaaaattgtttacacggtgaacagtaaccgtgtatatatgtacggttactgttcatttgcAAGATTATCATGTATATTTAGACATTTTTACAAGAACTGATGTGGAAGGTTGTTGGGATAAAATGTGTAAATTGgagcactttttgtattttagatgaGTATCCACGAGTTGGTGTGAATGCTCCTAAAAGCAGTAAATAAAGTCGGAAGCTTTATATGtgatgtgattttgatttgagCGTGTCTTTTACACGTTAAGGGGTGTTTGGCAAGGGATTTTAAACgtttttcagtgtttaaacaatattacacgtattttcacatactttttcacccatatatatttctaaaaaatacaaacaatattactagaacaacattaccaaacgccCCTAAAGAAGACAAGCATGATGAAGAAATATAGAGATTCGTTGGGTCATTGAAGATTCAGATCACGAGCTATacatagggtccgtttggatacaacttattttgttaaaaattgaaaacactgtaataaaataatttttaaatgtgtgaaaaattactgttcactcttttttttaccATTCATATGCCTTGATGCACTGTTTATGTCCACCATAATCATGCAATTGTGAGAGGAAAAAACTGTAAAATAAGTAAACATTTTGATCTAGGGTTAAGgttaaaagtaaattttttaactCTTAATCTTGGCCATCAATAATCAAACCAGATCTCAATAACCAAATTGAGTTCGAAGAGCAGTGCATGCAATTATCAGTCAAAGTTTCTTGTGAATTGTAAACCGGTTATGATAGTAAAAAGCTAAAATATTAAAGAGGTAAaagagttaattttttttttttaccatcttgACTTTTACTTCTCACAACGAACGGTAAATGCATAGTGCAAGCTTGCGCTAAACTTTTGTACTTTATCTAAATATCGGGAGGGAGCAATAGCAAAGGAGTGAGTGACAgataaaaaaagagtttttttttttttttttcctcaagctACTCAGAAGGGAAATAAATTGgaggtattttattttagaaattattcaGTGCTACACCAACAAACAGATGACATATTTAAAGGGAAGATTTTACTATTGTGTTGGTTTTACTGGTCCCAGTGTTTTGTAGATAGATTGTATTTACTCTAGATTTATTGTTGTATTaccaaattttattgttaacTGAAATTTTGCACAACCATTAGTAtattgtaatctctattttatataGTTGATTTGTCAGAATTGTCCCGTAGTGTTTTCCTTTACACTAGAGGATTGTGTTGTGTTTCCACTATGTTTGCTtgattattttcattatattttttttatattacttgaaattcatttaatttaattcacgCATATACATTGGAATTTATTTTTCCAACAGATTCAATTTGACCTTGAAAACTGGCATGCCTCAACGTCATGTTAGTCATATAAACAATTAGAGgaaccaaattcaaaaagtcCTAACCAAAAAATgggtaaaaagaaaaacaaagaagtcCAGCGACAAGGTGAACTTCGGAGGATTTCTTACCCTTCAGCTAGAGTCTAGAGAGATCGAGGCCCACTAAGGGAGAAGAAACATGATTCAGGCCCACTGAGCAAGCATGTCTTGGGCACCCTAGGCCTCACCCTCTCCCAAGTCCCAAGTCGGCAAGTCTCACCTTGATGAGATGAGAAATACTTATAGCACATAAACAGTTTTGTACAGTTTTAcacaattcaaataaaattgaaagtgtaatttaaagttatgatttttaagttaatttaaagttatgatttttaagttaaaaattatGACTTCAAATCATGCATGACCATTTCAGTTGTTTTTTAGGTTGTGTAAAACTATGAAAACTGTAATAAACATAACTCTATTGGAATAGGGGTAGTACCATAATGCTAATTATTGATATAGACTTTTTGTGATATATACACTGTCATATGCTGAGTTATACGCACTCCAGAGAAAAcatgtgttttgaaaacactATCACTACTGTACCATAATTTGCTGGCTTTACCGTTCCCCACAAAACTCATATCTTCATTACTTAACCCTGACCTCATCCCAAACAgcccaactctctctctctctctctcttatcttcATTACTTGAACCCTGACCTCATCCCAAAATAgcccaactctctctctctctctctctctctctctgcgcgCGCACACAATGCATCATGAAGCAGGTTTGTGTCAACAATGTTTGCAGTGAAGAAATGCATTAAGAAACTCGTTCATGTAACTTAATAATGTATGTAACCACATGAGACTATTTCCGATGAGAACTAGTAATGAACGATAACCTTGTAAAAAAAAGTTCAGCTCACCAGAATCAAATACCATCAGTACAAAGAGATTCCTTTTCTGCTTGCTTtggtgaccaaaaaaaaaaaaaaaaccacatatgTATGATGTTTCAGTTTGTCATTTTTAATTGCACAAcgattgtaaggaaaaaaaaaaaagcacatgaGAACCATCTTCGAATTAAAATCCATCCTTTGGGCCAGAGAAGCCTTCAACAAATTGTACTTCACCACGCTAACGACGCTAAGTATTTCTTATCTTATGTATGTCCATAGTTTTATTTATTCCGGTTATACTTATATCATTGAGTATTATGTACCATTGTCGTGATCCGATCGAGGCTTTACAAAAATCTGAATATACTCAAATATCAAGAATAGTTTCTCTCGTCAATCACCAATTGCTTTTGGGTGATAATACTATTTACCTTTCGAGCTTTATTGCCCTGGGCAAAAGAGGACCCATGGCTCTCTCTTGTTCAGTGAGTGAGTGGCGGAAGTGGCATCGATGACCATAGGGGCAGACAACACCAGTAAGGACCATCCTGCAGACTTCGGTCTTGTAGCGTGGGTGGCGGAGGACTGGGCGGAGCTCCTCTACACCGTGGGCAAACTGGCAGTTATCTCCGTAAGGGCATTCTCCGGTCTCTTGCCATTTGTTGCATAGCTCCGTCTTGTACATGCCTTGGTTGTACACTTCTAGTTCAAGTGGCTCCTCCTC
Protein-coding regions in this window:
- the LOC115993697 gene encoding zinc finger CCCH domain-containing protein 15-like, yielding MQTDSSSSTVTANTMSASPFKSQLFHPNDVVYSSPYSPPTYSSDSLSSDSVSNSNRLYHSRTVQEHQENVNRNSLYLTRLREATGEVEALCQENSHLHVVNRELNKQLSLLIHALLCSSATSNVFTTSASFSALDAAFRRLRIGGVGGGMNEGSDHDHDQIPWDDVTEVPDLIESSTSVIESGRLQNADVERFSLPKSISVRSTGYLKNNPAHHQPAGSTRTTRTVTRPRPASPLNVPLFCMNMMIQQKVYVPGVKKEEEPLELEVYNQGMYKTELCNKWQETGECPYGDNCQFAHGVEELRPVLRHPRYKTEVCRMVLTGVVCPYGHRCHFRHSLTEQERAMGPLLPRAIKLER